The following proteins are encoded in a genomic region of Takifugu rubripes chromosome 21, fTakRub1.2, whole genome shotgun sequence:
- the adgrd2 gene encoding adhesion G-protein coupled receptor D2 isoform X2: MSGAPLSGLVLLCSLVVCKSELTPAVSARRQDSRGPPRPVHLTSNWAFQLVTGPLAFSRAESFCRSQFSSLVRLDQLEDQEELFSVLQAAGLRPPLWVRSPSKAASTPVGPSRQSTGFTALTFPVDSHQAFARVNMSLPDLSSISICLRVQWNPDWNEVSTIFSYAAPVFTNEFQLRGQLNVHGRVLLALIVHGKHLPYKASFSNDGGWHHVCVTWRRSSGRWAIYVDGNRRDAGSGPDTSRDIFGEGIFILGQDQDSFGGNFTEPFFGNITDLNVWNVSLDKRHVLSLNACMALTQEALFSWNLEHIRRHPDVQEVDALLVCAARHQVAPQTCGTLQSWRDQRPLLGLADCSDPLPFICASSKESYRKLVQISESQTSHPSAFMNQLMRLSNQTQAVLGEHLTGLSSLAQASTLLDISAQALGDVRQEGLQPADMVSLVQLLSMAADAPSDPLSTNQSQQDLQEMSQNFISVADSLISEDNAFKWQTIREVVSGPMEVVKTIDQMVTKLSPHLMERTGQLTIHSPNIKVEVQQLQKDRREPSFCGPEPEEAAGLDCISVSQENMEDLRHSGFQKLTLVSTWYGSLRPSFTPEENISMAPTVTDGSQRYLGSILGSSVISTTVLGDEQPVSTAVRFQLRHRVPNPADAAYDPVCAFWDFDLIPEAGGWWSTKGCEVVSKQSGQTVCYCNHTTNFALLLQVYETQRSRENERALQVLTFVGCGVSLCGLLFTFILFIAVGVPKSDRTTVHKNLIVALAVAELLLMCSDWVSDSELACFLVTALLHLFFMASFSWMLVEGLLLWSKVVSVNISEDHRMKLYYVIGWGLPVLIVAVTLAVSVDKYKAEDHCWLNVKTDTIWAFVGPVVFVLGVNAVVLCRVVMVTVSSARRRAKMLSPSSASKMQTFDLTWAVTRPVLILLPVLGLTWLCGVLVHLSVVVAYIFITLNAFQGLYIFLVYAVYNSEVRNAIKRIQEKRKALSFMNCSQPTSFLPSQRAPMTSWVSTPPNLSSPETSETSGTPSSRSLVIRNESFRNDLVSFSLKPEPENQVVQLTSFKPSGC; the protein is encoded by the exons ATGTCTGGAGCGCCGCTTTCTGGACTGGTCCTCCTCTGCTCGCTG GTGGTTTGTAAGAGCGAGTTAACCCCTGCTGTGTCGGCCCGCCGCCAGGATTCACGTG GACCACCCAGACCAGTCCACCTGACCTCCAACTGGGCCTTCCAGTTGGTCACCGGTCCGTTGGCCTTTTCCAGAGCCGAGAGCTTCTGCAGAAGCCAGTTCAGCTCCCTGGTCCGTCTGGACCAGTTAGAGGACCAAGAGGAGCTCTTCTCAGTGCTTCAGGCGGCTGGACTTCGCCCTCCTCTCTGGGTCAGGAGTCCCAGTAAAGCAGCTTCCACCCCAGTGGGCCCCTCGAGACAAT CTACCGGGTTCACGGCTTTAACCTTCCCCGTGGACTCCCACCAGGCCTTCGCCCGTGTCAACATGTCTCTGCCTGACCTGTCTTCCATCAGCATTTGTCTCCGCGTCCAGTGGAACCCAGACTGGAACGAGGTGTCCACCATCTTCTCCTACGCTGCGCCCGTCTTCACCAACGAGTTCCAGCTTCGGGGCCAGCTGAACGTCCACGGACGCGTCCTCCTGGCTCTCATCGTCCATGGGAAGCACCTCCCCTACAAGGCCTCCTTCAGTAACGACGGAGGGTGGCATCACGTCTGCGTCACGTGGCGCCGCAGCAGCGGCCGCTGGGCCATCTACGTGGACGGGAACAGGAGGGACGCCGGCTCGGGTCCGGACACGTCCAGGGACATTTTTGGGGAGGGGATATTCATTCTGGGCCAGGATCAGGATTCCTTTGGAGGGAATTTCACCGAGCCCTTTTTTGGGAATATCACCGACCTTAACGTTTGGAATGTTTCTCTGGACAAACGCCACGTCCTGTCCCTGAACGCCTGCATGGCTCTGACACAGGAAGCGCTCTTCAGCTGGAACCTCGAGCACATTCGTCGCCACCCTGACGTCCAAGAGGTGGACGCCCTTCTGGTTTGTGCAG cgcgccaccaggtggcgccgcAGACCTGCGGGACGCTGCAGAGCTGGCGGGACCAGCGGCCTCTGCTCGGCCTGGCCGACTGTTCGGATCCACTTCCGTTCATCTGCGCGAGCAGCAAAG AGAGCTACAGGAAGTTGGTGCAGATCAGTGAGTCTCAGACGTCTCATCCTTCTGCTTTCATGAACCAACTAATGAGGCTCTCCAACCAGACCCAg gcagTTCTGGGGGAACACCTGACTGGTCTCAGCAGTCTGGCCCAGGCCTCCACCCTGCTGGACATCTCTGCTCAGGCCCTGGGGGACGTCCGTCAGGAGGGGCTCCAGCCCGCTGACATGGTGTCGCTGGTGCAGCTTCTGTCTATGGCTGCCGACGCCCCCTCAGACCCGCTGAGCACCAATCAgagccagcaggacctccaggagATGAGCCAGAACTTCATCAGCGTGGCCGACAGCCTCATCAGCGAAGATAACGCCTTCAAGTGGCAGACCATCAGAGAG GTCGTGAGCGGCCCCATGGAGGTGGTGAAGACCATTGATCAGATGGTGACAAAGCTCAGCCCACACTTAATGGAGAGGACTGGTCAGCTGACCATCCACAGCCCCAACATCA aagtggaggtgcagcagctgcagaaggatcGGAGAGAACCGAGCTTCTGCGGACCAGAACCCGAGGAAGCAGCCGGTCTGGACTGTATCTCCGTCtcccaggagaacatggaggacCTGCGTCACAGCG ggttcCAGAAGCTCACGCTGGTCAGCACTTGGTACGGCTCCCTTCGACCCTCCTTCACTCCTGAGGAGAACATCTCCATGGCTCCCACCGTCACCGACGGCAGCCAAAG GTATCTGGGCTCCATCCTGGGCTCGTCGGTCATCTCCACCACCGTGCTGGGAGACGAGCAGCCCGTCAGCACGGCCGTGCGCTTCCAGCTCCGCCACAGAGTCCCG AATCCCGCGGATGCTGCGTACGATCCCGTCTGTGCCTTCTGGGACTTTGACCTCAT TCCTGAGGCGGGCGGGTGGTGGAGCACAAAAGGCTGTGAGGTGGTCTCCAAACAGTCGGGACAAACCGTCTGTTACTGCAACCACACCACCAActttgctttgctgctgcaggtgtaCGAAACCCAG aGGAGTCGGGAGAATGAAAGAGCTCTGCAGGTGCTGACGTTCGTCGGTTGTGGAGTGTCTCTCTGTggcctcctcttcaccttcatcctcttcatcgccGTGGG ggttcCTAAATCAGACCGAACTACCGTCCATAAGAACCTGATCGTCGCTCTGGCcgttgctgagctgctgctgatgtgcagCGACTGGGTGTCTGACAGTGAG CTAGCATGCTTCCTGGTCACCGCTCTGCTCCACCTCTTCTTCATGGCCTCCTTCTCCTGGATGCTGGTGGAGGGTCTGCTCCTCTGGAGCAAAGTGGTGTCGGTCAACATCAGCGAGGACCACAGGATGAAGCTCTACTACGTCATCGGCTGGG GACTTCCTGTTCTCATTGTTGCTGTAACATTGGCTGTATCAGTGGACAAATACAAAGCAGAAGATCACTGTTGGCTCAATGTGAAGACTGACACCATCTGGGCCTTTGTGGGACCTGTTGTCTTTGTCCTGGGG GTGAACGCCGTGGTGCTGTGTCGAGTTGTCATGGTGACCGTGTCCAGCGCCCGCCGCCGTGCTAAGATGCTCAGCCCAAGTTCTGCATCAAAGATGCAGACCTTTGATCTAACATG gGCCGTGACGCGTCCGGTTCTGATCCTGCTGCCGGTGCTGGGTCTCACCTGGCTCTGTGGGGTCCTGGTCCATCTGTCAGTGGTGGTCGCTTACATCTTCATCACTCTCAACGCCTTccag GGGCTGTACATTTTCTTGGTTTATGCCGTTTACAACAGTGAG GTGAGGAACGCCATCAAGAGGATccaagagaagaggaaggcCTTGTCTTTCATG AACTGCTCCCAGCCAACCAGCTTCCTCCCCTCCCAGAGGGCTCCGATGACCTCCTGGGTCAGCACGCCTCCAAATCTCTCCAGCCCCGAGACCAGCGAGACTTCTGGAACCCCCAGCTCCAGGTCACTGGTCATCAGGAACG AGAGCTTCAGGAACGACCTTGTCAGCTTCTCTTTGAAGCCTGAACCAGAGAACCAA GTGGTGCAGCTGACCAGCTTCAAGCCTTCAG GCTGCTGA
- the adgrd2 gene encoding adhesion G-protein coupled receptor D2 isoform X1, which translates to MSGAPLSGLVLLCSLVVCKSELTPAVSARRQDSRGPPRPVHLTSNWAFQLVTGPLAFSRAESFCRSQFSSLVRLDQLEDQEELFSVLQAAGLRPPLWVRSPSKAASTPVGPSRQSTGFTALTFPVDSHQAFARVNMSLPDLSSISICLRVQWNPDWNEVSTIFSYAAPVFTNEFQLRGQLNVHGRVLLALIVHGKHLPYKASFSNDGGWHHVCVTWRRSSGRWAIYVDGNRRDAGSGPDTSRDIFGEGIFILGQDQDSFGGNFTEPFFGNITDLNVWNVSLDKRHVLSLNACMALTQEALFSWNLEHIRRHPDVQEVDALLVCAAARHQVAPQTCGTLQSWRDQRPLLGLADCSDPLPFICASSKESYRKLVQISESQTSHPSAFMNQLMRLSNQTQAVLGEHLTGLSSLAQASTLLDISAQALGDVRQEGLQPADMVSLVQLLSMAADAPSDPLSTNQSQQDLQEMSQNFISVADSLISEDNAFKWQTIREVVSGPMEVVKTIDQMVTKLSPHLMERTGQLTIHSPNIKVEVQQLQKDRREPSFCGPEPEEAAGLDCISVSQENMEDLRHSGFQKLTLVSTWYGSLRPSFTPEENISMAPTVTDGSQRYLGSILGSSVISTTVLGDEQPVSTAVRFQLRHRVPNPADAAYDPVCAFWDFDLIPEAGGWWSTKGCEVVSKQSGQTVCYCNHTTNFALLLQVYETQRSRENERALQVLTFVGCGVSLCGLLFTFILFIAVGVPKSDRTTVHKNLIVALAVAELLLMCSDWVSDSELACFLVTALLHLFFMASFSWMLVEGLLLWSKVVSVNISEDHRMKLYYVIGWGLPVLIVAVTLAVSVDKYKAEDHCWLNVKTDTIWAFVGPVVFVLGVNAVVLCRVVMVTVSSARRRAKMLSPSSASKMQTFDLTWAVTRPVLILLPVLGLTWLCGVLVHLSVVVAYIFITLNAFQGLYIFLVYAVYNSEVRNAIKRIQEKRKALSFMNCSQPTSFLPSQRAPMTSWVSTPPNLSSPETSETSGTPSSRSLVIRNESFRNDLVSFSLKPEPENQVVQLTSFKPSGC; encoded by the exons ATGTCTGGAGCGCCGCTTTCTGGACTGGTCCTCCTCTGCTCGCTG GTGGTTTGTAAGAGCGAGTTAACCCCTGCTGTGTCGGCCCGCCGCCAGGATTCACGTG GACCACCCAGACCAGTCCACCTGACCTCCAACTGGGCCTTCCAGTTGGTCACCGGTCCGTTGGCCTTTTCCAGAGCCGAGAGCTTCTGCAGAAGCCAGTTCAGCTCCCTGGTCCGTCTGGACCAGTTAGAGGACCAAGAGGAGCTCTTCTCAGTGCTTCAGGCGGCTGGACTTCGCCCTCCTCTCTGGGTCAGGAGTCCCAGTAAAGCAGCTTCCACCCCAGTGGGCCCCTCGAGACAAT CTACCGGGTTCACGGCTTTAACCTTCCCCGTGGACTCCCACCAGGCCTTCGCCCGTGTCAACATGTCTCTGCCTGACCTGTCTTCCATCAGCATTTGTCTCCGCGTCCAGTGGAACCCAGACTGGAACGAGGTGTCCACCATCTTCTCCTACGCTGCGCCCGTCTTCACCAACGAGTTCCAGCTTCGGGGCCAGCTGAACGTCCACGGACGCGTCCTCCTGGCTCTCATCGTCCATGGGAAGCACCTCCCCTACAAGGCCTCCTTCAGTAACGACGGAGGGTGGCATCACGTCTGCGTCACGTGGCGCCGCAGCAGCGGCCGCTGGGCCATCTACGTGGACGGGAACAGGAGGGACGCCGGCTCGGGTCCGGACACGTCCAGGGACATTTTTGGGGAGGGGATATTCATTCTGGGCCAGGATCAGGATTCCTTTGGAGGGAATTTCACCGAGCCCTTTTTTGGGAATATCACCGACCTTAACGTTTGGAATGTTTCTCTGGACAAACGCCACGTCCTGTCCCTGAACGCCTGCATGGCTCTGACACAGGAAGCGCTCTTCAGCTGGAACCTCGAGCACATTCGTCGCCACCCTGACGTCCAAGAGGTGGACGCCCTTCTGGTTTGTGCAG cagcgcgccaccaggtggcgccgcAGACCTGCGGGACGCTGCAGAGCTGGCGGGACCAGCGGCCTCTGCTCGGCCTGGCCGACTGTTCGGATCCACTTCCGTTCATCTGCGCGAGCAGCAAAG AGAGCTACAGGAAGTTGGTGCAGATCAGTGAGTCTCAGACGTCTCATCCTTCTGCTTTCATGAACCAACTAATGAGGCTCTCCAACCAGACCCAg gcagTTCTGGGGGAACACCTGACTGGTCTCAGCAGTCTGGCCCAGGCCTCCACCCTGCTGGACATCTCTGCTCAGGCCCTGGGGGACGTCCGTCAGGAGGGGCTCCAGCCCGCTGACATGGTGTCGCTGGTGCAGCTTCTGTCTATGGCTGCCGACGCCCCCTCAGACCCGCTGAGCACCAATCAgagccagcaggacctccaggagATGAGCCAGAACTTCATCAGCGTGGCCGACAGCCTCATCAGCGAAGATAACGCCTTCAAGTGGCAGACCATCAGAGAG GTCGTGAGCGGCCCCATGGAGGTGGTGAAGACCATTGATCAGATGGTGACAAAGCTCAGCCCACACTTAATGGAGAGGACTGGTCAGCTGACCATCCACAGCCCCAACATCA aagtggaggtgcagcagctgcagaaggatcGGAGAGAACCGAGCTTCTGCGGACCAGAACCCGAGGAAGCAGCCGGTCTGGACTGTATCTCCGTCtcccaggagaacatggaggacCTGCGTCACAGCG ggttcCAGAAGCTCACGCTGGTCAGCACTTGGTACGGCTCCCTTCGACCCTCCTTCACTCCTGAGGAGAACATCTCCATGGCTCCCACCGTCACCGACGGCAGCCAAAG GTATCTGGGCTCCATCCTGGGCTCGTCGGTCATCTCCACCACCGTGCTGGGAGACGAGCAGCCCGTCAGCACGGCCGTGCGCTTCCAGCTCCGCCACAGAGTCCCG AATCCCGCGGATGCTGCGTACGATCCCGTCTGTGCCTTCTGGGACTTTGACCTCAT TCCTGAGGCGGGCGGGTGGTGGAGCACAAAAGGCTGTGAGGTGGTCTCCAAACAGTCGGGACAAACCGTCTGTTACTGCAACCACACCACCAActttgctttgctgctgcaggtgtaCGAAACCCAG aGGAGTCGGGAGAATGAAAGAGCTCTGCAGGTGCTGACGTTCGTCGGTTGTGGAGTGTCTCTCTGTggcctcctcttcaccttcatcctcttcatcgccGTGGG ggttcCTAAATCAGACCGAACTACCGTCCATAAGAACCTGATCGTCGCTCTGGCcgttgctgagctgctgctgatgtgcagCGACTGGGTGTCTGACAGTGAG CTAGCATGCTTCCTGGTCACCGCTCTGCTCCACCTCTTCTTCATGGCCTCCTTCTCCTGGATGCTGGTGGAGGGTCTGCTCCTCTGGAGCAAAGTGGTGTCGGTCAACATCAGCGAGGACCACAGGATGAAGCTCTACTACGTCATCGGCTGGG GACTTCCTGTTCTCATTGTTGCTGTAACATTGGCTGTATCAGTGGACAAATACAAAGCAGAAGATCACTGTTGGCTCAATGTGAAGACTGACACCATCTGGGCCTTTGTGGGACCTGTTGTCTTTGTCCTGGGG GTGAACGCCGTGGTGCTGTGTCGAGTTGTCATGGTGACCGTGTCCAGCGCCCGCCGCCGTGCTAAGATGCTCAGCCCAAGTTCTGCATCAAAGATGCAGACCTTTGATCTAACATG gGCCGTGACGCGTCCGGTTCTGATCCTGCTGCCGGTGCTGGGTCTCACCTGGCTCTGTGGGGTCCTGGTCCATCTGTCAGTGGTGGTCGCTTACATCTTCATCACTCTCAACGCCTTccag GGGCTGTACATTTTCTTGGTTTATGCCGTTTACAACAGTGAG GTGAGGAACGCCATCAAGAGGATccaagagaagaggaaggcCTTGTCTTTCATG AACTGCTCCCAGCCAACCAGCTTCCTCCCCTCCCAGAGGGCTCCGATGACCTCCTGGGTCAGCACGCCTCCAAATCTCTCCAGCCCCGAGACCAGCGAGACTTCTGGAACCCCCAGCTCCAGGTCACTGGTCATCAGGAACG AGAGCTTCAGGAACGACCTTGTCAGCTTCTCTTTGAAGCCTGAACCAGAGAACCAA GTGGTGCAGCTGACCAGCTTCAAGCCTTCAG GCTGCTGA